A stretch of the Lactuca sativa cultivar Salinas chromosome 9, Lsat_Salinas_v11, whole genome shotgun sequence genome encodes the following:
- the LOC111898292 gene encoding protein trichome birefringence-like 34 codes for MGKKHYSIGLWNMKTLFHCSLVMFLVGGLATLVFYRNNNQVAENGNDVKVTLITKTTTTPANENENMNTDTNRIVSDLQRRLKIPPPSLSLTDTCDLFSGRWVHDNKSHYPLYKEDECPYLNADLACLTYGRKDSKYQQWRWQPHGCDFPRFDGKAIVERLKGKRLLFVGDSVNRNQWDSMMCMLHSSIPGKKKLNMGGLNHTLYSFRSIDYNISIDYYWAPMLVESNGDDPSNHRLDHRTIRINSIEKHARHWVDADILVFNTYLWWRLPIIKFLKSPGSLLGGPNQVYDEVNNVRAYKKVLEIWSKWVHSHIDPAKTKMFFMGLTATHSRASDWGGKKQGTCYKETEPVMDDQFWESGTDPKMLQILEASLSKLKAKGVNVQLMNITQLTQCRKDAHPTVHKKIWHPLTDAQKRNPERTSDCTHWCLPGVPDIWNELLLAHIFPVTETATLYKQR; via the exons ATGGGGAAGAAGCATTATTCGATTGGATTATGGAACATGAAGACCTTGTTCCATTGTAGCCTAGTCATGTTCTTGGTGGGAGGGCTAGCAACTTTAGTCTTTTACAGAAACAATAATCAGGTAGCCGAAAATGGCAATGACGTTAAGGTTACTCTTATCACTAAGACTACGACTACGCCAGctaatgaaaatgaaaatatgaATACAGATACAAATAGAATTGTCTCTGATCTTCAGAGAAGGCTGAAGATTCCACCACCGTCCTTGTCCTTAACGGATACCTGTGATTTGTTCTCCGGTAGATGGGTTCATGATAACAAGAGTCATTACCCTCTATATAAAGAAGACGAGTGCCCTTATCTCAACGCTGATTTAGCTTGCTTAACATATGGAAGAAAGGATTCAAAGTATCAGCAATGGAGGTGGCAACCCCATGGCTGCGACTTCCCGAG GTTCGATGGCAAAGCAATAGTAGAGAGACTAAAGGGCAAAAGGCTATTGTTTGTGGGCGACTCTGTAAACAGGAACCAATGGGATTCGATGATGTGCATGCTCCATTCTTCAATCCCAGGGAAAAAGAAGCTTAACATGGGAGGTCTGAATCATACCTTGTACTCCTTCAGGTCCATT GACTACAATATATCAATTGACTACTACTGGGCTCCAATGCTAGTCGAATCTAATGGCGATGATCCATCAAACCATCGCCTTGACCATCGAACTATTCGAATCAATTCCATTGAGAAACATGCTAGGCATTGGGTTGATGCAGATATACTTGTCTTTAATACGTATCTTTGGTGGAGATTACCCATAATAAAGTTCTT GAAGAGTCCTGGATCATTGTTGGGTGGTCCTAATCAAGTTTACGATGAAGTAAATAATGTCCGTGCCTACAAGAAGGTTCTGGAAATATGGTCGAAATGGGTACATAGCCATATCGATCCTGCAAAGACCAAGATGTTTTTCATGGGCCTTACAGCAACTCATTCAAg GGCTTCAGACTGGGGAGGCAAGAAGCAAGGAACCTGTTATAAAGAAACCGAACCTGTGATGGATGACCAATTCTGGGAAAGCGGAACGGATCCAAAAATGTTGCAAATATTGGAGGCTTCGTTGAGCAAATTGAAAGCCAAGGGGGTGAATGTGCAACTAATGAACATAACACAACTAACACAGTGCAGAAAAGATGCACACCCTACTGTCCATAAGAAAATATGGCATCCCTTAACCGATGCTCAAAAGAGAAACCCAGAACGTACTTCAGATTGTACACATTGGTGCCTCCCTGGAGTTCCTGATATTTGGAATGAACTTCTCTTGGCTCACATATTCCCGGTAACAGAAACCGCCACCCTATATAAACAACGCTAG